One genomic window of Serinus canaria isolate serCan28SL12 chromosome 4, serCan2020, whole genome shotgun sequence includes the following:
- the PCM1 gene encoding pericentriolar material 1 protein isoform X10 encodes MATGGAPFEEGMNDQDLPSWSNESLDDRLNNTDWGGQQKKANRSSEKNKKKLSGEGDTRLTNDISPESSPGMERRKTRTSHSFPHARYMTQMSVPEQAELERLKQRINFSDLDQRSIGSDSQGRATAANNKRQLNENKKPFNFLSVQINTNKSKDPASGSQKKEGGVSAQCKELFGAALSKDFLQNCQASAQEDGRGEQAMDSSQIVSRLVQIRDYIAKASSMRDDLVEKNERSANVERLSHLIDDLKEQEKSYLKFLQKMLARENEEDDVRTIDSAVGSGSVGESTSLNIDVQSEASDTTEVSFSLSCRPRIEDKLGNSAAREQVTDIDVTPSPKGKRERAALNDREIWPCGINSQDLGLLSKARDPQQEAKEELENLKKQHDLLKRMLQQQEELKALQGRQAALLALQHKAEQAIAVLDDSVVTETTGSVSGVSLTSELNEELNDLIQRFHNQLHDSQTQSVPDNRRQAESLSLTREISQSRNSSMCEHQSDEKAQLFNKMRMLQGKKQKMDKLLGELHTLRDQHLNNSSFFPASSSPQRSVDQRSTTSAASGPVGIVTVVNGEPNSLASAPYPPDSLVSQNESEEDENLNPTEKLQKLNEVRKRLNELRELVHYYEQTSDMMADAVNENTKEEEETEESESDSEHEDPQPVTNIRNPQGISSWSEINSNSNVQCGANNRDGRHLNTDCEINNRSAANIRTLNMSSALDCHNRENDKRLDLPQGEDDEVEDRVSEDSMSSHRSSLGDVAGDAEFEQKINRLIAAKQKLRQLQNLAAMVQDDDPEPQGAVANASNIGDLLGEVEETKQQPNNVRASSNKLKKDVRLNEKAREKFYEAKLQQQQRELKQLQEERRKLFEIQEKIQVLQKACPDLQLSAGLGNCPANRQTSQATSTPATNECNTAGKPLFECDESLPVGSEQLWSEMRRHEILREELRQRRKQLEALMAEDQRRRELAETISAVAASVKSEGSEAQCTPRQSRTEKTMATWGGSTQCALEEENGDEDGYLSDGGGQAEEEEEDASSLNDSFSVYPNNNIPENAYFGKGNKDRWKNCRPLSADGNYRPVSKARQQQNINMRRQENFRWMSELSYVEEKERWQEQINQLKKQHEFSVSICQTLMQDQQTLSCLLQTLLTGPYSMMPNNVASSQIHLIMHQLNQCYTQLTWQQNNVQRLKQMLSDLMQQQEQQCQEKPSRKERGSSAPPPPSPVFCPFNYPPQPVNLFSVPGFTNFSSFAPGINCNPVFPSGFGDFAHNVSPRSSEQQEQQHPLEHNTSGKTEYMAFPKPFESSSSNGAEKQSRRNHRQPEEETEKRSTWLDDSQEMKKDDQSQLNAGFAVSVQNIASGHKNQCDMNRRREFDEESLESFSSMPDPIDPTTVTKTFRSRKASAQASLASKDKTPKSKTKRKSSSQLKGRTKNAGYESASASSVCEPCKNNKSRHSDDVVHAKVFSKRNQEQLEKIIKYSRSTEMSSETGSDLSMFEALRDTIYSEVATLISQNESRPHFLIELFHELQLLNTDYLRQRALYALQDIVTRHLCEKNEKGKCSKSLNSSTWVASNSELTPSESLASTDDETFGKNFSTEACQECERPDADNGSTLSTSSNFEPFATDDLGNTVIHLDKALSWMREYERMKVEAESTLDSEGCSSNFQGASAAKLEGPGTGECQSVPQSGDVSAVPCPRIDTQQLDRQIKAIMKEVIPFLKEHMDEVCSSQLLTSVRRMVLTLTQQNDESKEFVKFFHKQLGSILQDSLAKFAGRKLKDCGEDLLVEISEVLFNELAFFKLMQDLDSNSISVKQRCKRKIETTEGMQSYAKEAKKGLQVDVCSSVEDVDEDKDKDETETAKQVPDSEVCAGNRVPENIRSDASEQEEDEESESGPVAISLSKAETQALTNYGSGEDENEDEEIEFEEGPVDVQTSLQASSETTENEQTSNQELTKAKSSEISSSEQPAKGEQDVAAAVHHYFSVMENTPALTANTPESFITATVKTEGSSSSLTVNETQTRDTTCAENKSGASSESSMAGSPDTESPVLVNEYEPGSGNVSQKSDEDDFVKVEDLPLKLAVYSEADLMKKMETEAQTKSLSDELLDRGGAQDQELVGDAQTLKEPGNFFLYSAYILGKHRGILEFKYC; translated from the exons ATGGCAACAGGAGGTGCTCCCTTTGAAGAAGGCATGAATGATCAGGACTTGCCCAGCTGGAGCAATGAGAGCCTTGATGACCGGCTGAACAACAcg GACTGGGGAGGTcaacagaagaaagcaaacagatcttcagagaaaaacaagaaaaagcttAGTGGGGAAGGTGATACAAGGCTTACTAATGACATATCTCCAGAATCTTCACCTGGAATGGAACGACGGAAGACCAGAACTTCTCATAGCTTTCCTCATGCTCGATACATGACTCAGATGTCTGTTCCAGAGCAGGCTGAACTAGAAAGGCTTAAACAAAGAATAAACTTCAGTGATCTGGATCAG AGAAGCATTGGAAGTGATTCTCAAGGCAGAGCAACGGCTGCTAATAACAAACGTCAacttaatgaaaacaaaaaaccattcAACTTCCTGTCAGTACAGATTAATACTAACAAAAGCAAAGATCCTGCCTCAGGTTCCCAAAAAAAGGAAGGTGGGGTATCAGCGCAATGTAAAGAGTTGTTTGGAGCTGCTCTAAGCAAGGATTTTTTGCAAAATTGTCAAGCATCTGCTCAAGAAGATGGAAGGGGAGAACAGGCAATGGATAGTAGCCAG ATTGTGAGCAGACTAGTTCAGATTCGCGACTATATTGCTAAGGCCAGCTCCATGCGGGATGATCTTgtagagaaaaatgaaagatcGGCCAATGTTGAGCGTTTATCACACCTTATAGATGACCTTAAAGAGCAGGAGAAATCCTATCTGAAATTTTTGCAAAAGATGCTT gctAGAGAAAATGAGGAGGATGATGTTCGGACTATAGATTCAGCTGTGGGATCTGGTTCTGTAGGTGAGAGCACATCGCTAAACATTGATGTGCAGTCTGAGGCTTCAGATACCACG GAGGTATCTTTTAGTTTGAGTTGTCGGCCCCGCATTGAGGACAAACTAGGGAATTCAGCTGCACGAGAACAGGTTACAGACATTGATGTTACACCAAGCCctaaagggaaaagagagagagctgCTCTGAATGACAGGGAAATCTGGCCTTGTGGGATTAATAGCCAGGATCTTGGATTGCTTTCAAAG GCCAGAGATCCTCAACAGGAAGCTAAAGAAGAATTGGAAAACTTGAAGAAACAGCATGATTTATTGAAAAGGATGCTacaacagcaggaggaattgAAGGCTCTTCAAGGAAGACAGGCAGCTCTTCTTGCTTTGCAGCATAAAGCAGAGCAAGCCATTGCTGTTCTGGATGATTCTG TTGTAACAGAAACTACAGGTAGTGTGTCAGGAGTGAGTCTTACATCAGAACTGAATGAAGAATTGAATGACTTAATTCAACGCTTTCACAACCAACTTCATGATTCTCAG ACACAGTCTGTGCCTGACAATAGAAGGCAAGCAGAAAGCCTCTCACTTACCAGAGAGATTTCACAAAGCAGAAACTCTTCAATGTGTGAACACCAGTCAGATGAGAAGGCACAGCTTTTTAACAAGATGCGAATGTTGCAGGGTAAAAAGCAAAAGATGGACAAACTATTAGGAGAACTTCATACACTTCGTGACCAACATCTAAATAACTCTTCCT TTTTTCCTGCTTCAAGTTCTCCTCAAAGGAGTGTTGATCAAAGAAGTACaacttcagctgcttctggtCCTGTAGGCATAGTAACTGTTGTCAATGGTGAACCAAACAGTCTGGCATCTGCTCCCTATCCTCCTGATTCCCTGGTTTCTCAAAATGAGAGTGAAGAGGATGAAAATCTAAATCCAACAGAAAAGCTTCA gaagctgAATGAGGTTCGTAAGAGACTGAATGAGTTACGTGAGTTAGTTCACTACTATGAGCAGACGTCTGATATGATGGCAGATGCTGTGAATGAAAACACtaaggaggaggaagaaacagaagaatcaGAAAGTGATTCTGAACATGAGGATCCCCAGCCTGTTACAAATATTAG AAACCCTCAAGGAATCAGTAGTTGGAGTGAAATAAATAGCAACTCAAATGTACAGTGTGGAGCTAATAACAGAGATGGAAGACATCTTAATACAGACTGTGAAATAAACAACCGATCTGCTGCTAATATAAGAACTCTAAACATGTCTTCTGCTTTAG ACTGTCATAATAGGGAGAATGACAAACGCCTTGATCTACCCCAAGGTGAAGATGATGAAGTGGAAGATCGAGTTAGTGAAGATTCCATGTCTAGTCACAGAAGCAGCCTGGGTGATGTGGCTGGAGATGCTGAGTTTGAGCAGAAGATCAATAGGCTTATAGCTGCAAAACAGAAGCTTAGACAGTTACAAAACCTTGCTGCCATGGTGCAG GATGATGATCCAGAGCCTCAAGGAGCAGTTGCAAATGCGTCTAATATTGGTGACTTGTTGGGTGAGGTGGAAGAGACAAAGCAACAACCAAACAATGTCCGAGCAAGTTCCaacaagttaaaaaaagatGTGCGACTGAATGAAAAAGCAAG AGAGAAGTTCTATGAAGCTaaacttcagcagcagcaacgGGAGCTTAAGCAGttacaagaagaaagaagaaaactgtttgaaatccaggaaaaaattcaAGTGTTGCAGAAAGCTTGTCCTGACCTTCAA ttGTCAGCTGGCCTGGGTAACTGTCCAGCAAATAGACAGACTTCACAAGCAACATCAACTCCAGCCACGAATGAGTGTAACACAGCTGGCAAGCCTTTATTTGAGTGTGATGAATCATTACCAGTAGGCAGTGAG CAGTTATGGTCTGAGATGAGAAGACATGAGATTTTAAGAGAAGAATTGCGACAGAGAAGAAAGCAACTTGAAGCTTTAATGGCTGAAGATCAGAGAAGGAGAGAGCTTGCAGAAACAATATCTGCTGTTGCTGCATCTGTTAAAAGTGAAGGGTCAGAAGCTCAGTGTACTCCACGGCAGAGCAGGACTGAAAA GACAATGGCTACCTGGGGAGGTTCTACCCAGTGTGCCctagaggaagaaaatggagaTGAAGACGGTTATCTCTCTGATGGAGGTGGTCAggcagaagaagaggaagaagatgcaTCAAGTTTGAATGACAGTTTCTCTGTTTATCCCAATAACAACATACCAGAAAACGCCTATTTTGGTAAAGGAAACAAAGATAG GTGGAAAAACTGCCGTCCCCTTTCAGCAGATGGAAATTATCGGCCCGTGTCTAAGGCCAGGCAACAGCAAAACATAAATATGCGGCGTCAGGAAAATTTTCGGTGGATGTCTGAGCTTTCCTATGTGGAAGAAAAGGAGCGATGGCAAGAGCAGATCAATCAGTTGAAGAAACAGCATGAATTTAGTGTCAGCATTTGTCAAACTTTGATGCAGGATCAGCAG aCCCTCTCTTGCCTTCTGCAGACTTTGCTCACAGGACCCTATAGCATGATGCCCAATAATGTTGCATCTTCACAAATACATCTCATTATGCATCAGTTAAACCAGTGTTACACTCAACTGACTTGGCAGCAGAATAATGTCCAAAG gTTGAAACAAATGTTAAGTGATCTTATGCAGCAGCAAGAACAACAGTGTCAAGAGAAACCatcaagaaaggagagaggcAGTAGTGCACCGCCACCTCCATCTCCTGTTTTCTGTCCATTCAACTACCCTCCGCAACCTGTGAACCTCTTTAGTGTTCCAGGATTtactaatttttcttcctttgctccaG GTATTAACTGTAATCCAGTGTTTCCATCTGGTTTTGGAGATTTTGCACATAATGTTTCTCCAcgcagcagtgagcagcaggagcagcagcatcctctaGAACATAATACTTCTGGGAAAACAGAGTATATGGCATTCCCCAAACCCTTTGAAAGCAGTTCCTCTAAtggagcagaaaaacaaag cagaaGGAATCATAGACAACCtgaagaggaaacagaaaaaagatcAACTTGGCTTGATGATAGccaagaaatgaagaaagatgATCAGTCTCAGCTGAATGCAGGTTTTGCAGTTTCAGTACAAAACATTGCTTCTGGTCATAAGAATCAGTGCGATATGAACCGGAGAAGAGAGTTTGATGAAGAGTCTTTGGAGAGTTTCAGCAGCATGCCTGATCCAATAGACCCAACTACTGTGACAAAGACATTTAGATCTAGAAAAGCATCAGCACAAGCAAGCCTGGCATCAAAAGATAAAACGCCCAAATCAAAGACTAAGAGGAAGAGTTCTTCTCAGCTAAAAGGCAGAACTAAAAATGCTG GTTATGAAAGTGCAAGTGCTTCTAGTGTGTGTGAGCCCTGCAAGAACAATAAAAGCAGACACTCTGATGACGTGGTTCATGCAAAGGTGTTCAGCAAAAGGAATCAGGAGcaattggaaaaaataattaaatacagTAGATCTACAGAAATGTCTTCAG aaactGGTAGTGATCTTTCTATGTTTGAAGCTTTGCGAGACACAATTTATTCTGAAGTGGCAACTCTTATTTCTCAAAATGAGTCTCGTCCCCACTTTCTTATTGAACTTTTCCATGAGCTTCAGCTGCTAAATACAGATTATCTGAGGCAAAGGGCTCTATATGCTCTACAG GATATAGTGACCAGACATTTatgtgagaaaaatgaaaaagggaagTGTTCAAAATCACTGAATTCTTCAACATGGGTGGCATCAAATTCTGAACTCACTCCTAGTGAAAGTCTTGCCTCTACAGATGAT GAAACTTTTGGCAAGAACTTTTCTACAGAAGCATGTCAAGAATGTGAACGACCTGATGCAGACAATGGCAGTACTTTGTCTACTTCTTCAAATTTTGAACCCTTTGCCACTGATGACCTTG GCAACACAGTGATTCATTTAGATAAAGCTTTGTCTTGGATGAGGGAATATGAGCGTATGAAAGTTGAAGCTGAAAGTACCCTTGACTCTGAGGGCTGCTCTAGTAATTTTCAGGGTGCTTCTGCTGCTAAATTAGAAG GTCCAGGTACTGGTGAATGTCAGTCTGTGCCACAGTCAGGTGATGTTTCTGCAGTTCCATGTCCTCGTATAGATACTCAGCAGCTGGACCGGCAGATTAAAGCAATTATGAAGGAGGTCATTCCTTTTCTGAAG GAACACATGGATGAAGTCTGCTCTTCTCAATTACTGACATCAGTAAGACGTATGGTCTTGACTCTTACACAACAAAATGATGAAAGTAAAGAATTTGTGAAGTTCTTTCATAAGCAGCTTGGCAGTATACTTCAG GATTCACTGGCAAAATTTGCTGgtagaaaattaaaagattGTGGGGAGGATCTTCTTGTGGAGATCTCTGAAGTATTATTCAATGAATTAGCCTTTTTTAAACTCATGCAAGACTTGGATAGCAACAGTATTTCTGTAAAGCAGAGATGTAAACGAAAAATAGAAACCACTGAAGGAATGCAGTCTTATGCTAAAgag GCAAAAAAAGGTCTCCAGGTGGATGTTTGTTCTTCTGTTGAAGATGTCGATGAGGACAAA GACAAGGATGAGACTGAAACTGCTAAACAAGTACCGGACTCAGAAGTGTGTGCTGGTAACAGAGTGCCTGAAAATATTAGATCTGATGCATCTGAGcaagaggaagatgaggaaaGTGAAAGTGGTCCAGTGGCAATAA GTTTATCGAAAGCAGAAACCCAAGCTCTGACTAACTATGGCAGTGGAGAAGATGAGAATGAAGATGAAGAAATAGAATTTGAGGAAGGACCTGTTGATGTGCAAACATCACTACAAGCCAGCAGTGAAACAACTGAAAATGAACAG ACTTCAAACCAAGAGTTGACTAAGGCAAAAAGCAGTGAGATTTCGTCATCAGAACAACCTGCTAAAG GTGAACAAgatgtggctgcagctgtgcatcATTACTTCAGTGTCATGGAGAATACACCAGCTTTAACAGCCAATACCCCAGAATCCTTTATAACAGCCACTGTGAAAACTGAAGGATCAAGCTCATCTTTGACAGTGAATGAAACTCAAACACGAGATACCACATGTGCAGAAAACAAATCTGGTGCAAGTTCTGAAAGCTCCATGGCTGGCAGCCCTGATACAGAGTCACCTGTGCTAGTGAACGAATAT GAACCTGGTTCTGGAAATGTAAGTCAAAAATCTGATGAAGATGACTTTGTGAAAGTCGAAGACTTGCCCCTCAAACTTGCTGTATATTCAGAG GCagatttaatgaagaaaatggaaacagaggCCCAAACCAAGAGTTTGTCTGATGAATTACTGGATAGAGGTGGAGCTCAAGATCAGGAATTAGTAGGAGATGCCCAAACATTGAAAGAacctggtaatttttttctatattctgCATACATATTGGGAAAACACCGTGGAATACTCGAATTTAAATATTGCTGA